A genomic segment from Solidesulfovibrio carbinolicus encodes:
- a CDS encoding class I SAM-dependent methyltransferase produces MTVACRLCRSDRAAPLLDFGPQPNSMRLLARADEPFQTHPLVLWACAACGFVFIADPMPADAFYTSVQQPTLTSPPPHLDELVREIAAAWPTTARILDIGANNGRLLASLRQAGFGALHGVEPSDMRLAARELGLDVAGGYFTNAWARDFIAARGHPDLVVCRHVIEHVQDLDDFVAGLAALLARGAALILETPDLEATAERGDCSVIWEQHVNYFDLPTLGRLLGRHGLAVADARRIAFGGGSLLCRIAAGDAPPPALPVSRTALAANVLYSAAAIGELAAGLRAKGKRLAGFGAGERGAMVINLAGLGGLLDYVVDDSPHKAGRFLPGSRLPILPSETLRRQPADYCLLFPMNGKAVETAIMGRFAGLTENGTAFIELFPASGGVLAVHEPGAGA; encoded by the coding sequence ATGACCGTCGCCTGCCGACTGTGCCGATCCGACCGGGCCGCCCCCCTGCTCGACTTCGGGCCACAGCCCAATTCCATGCGCCTGCTGGCGCGCGCCGACGAGCCCTTCCAGACCCATCCCCTGGTCCTGTGGGCCTGCGCCGCCTGCGGCTTCGTCTTCATCGCCGACCCCATGCCGGCCGACGCCTTCTACACCAGCGTGCAGCAGCCCACCCTGACCTCGCCGCCGCCCCACCTCGACGAGCTGGTACGAGAGATCGCCGCCGCCTGGCCGACCACGGCCCGCATCCTCGACATCGGGGCCAACAACGGCCGGCTGCTGGCCAGCCTGCGCCAGGCCGGCTTTGGCGCGCTGCACGGCGTCGAGCCCTCCGACATGCGGCTGGCGGCCCGGGAACTCGGCCTCGACGTGGCCGGCGGCTACTTCACCAACGCCTGGGCCCGGGATTTCATCGCCGCCCGGGGCCATCCCGATCTGGTCGTGTGCCGCCACGTCATCGAGCACGTCCAGGACCTGGACGACTTCGTGGCCGGGCTGGCCGCGCTCCTGGCCCGGGGCGCCGCCCTCATCCTGGAAACCCCGGACCTTGAGGCCACGGCCGAACGCGGCGACTGCAGCGTCATCTGGGAACAGCACGTCAACTATTTCGACCTCCCCACCTTGGGCCGCCTGCTCGGGCGGCATGGGCTGGCCGTGGCCGACGCCCGCCGGATCGCCTTTGGCGGCGGGTCCCTGCTGTGCCGGATCGCCGCCGGCGACGCCCCGCCGCCGGCCCTCCCGGTCTCCCGGACGGCCCTGGCCGCCAACGTCCTTTACAGCGCGGCGGCCATCGGCGAGCTGGCCGCCGGCCTGCGCGCCAAGGGCAAGCGCCTGGCCGGCTTCGGGGCCGGGGAACGCGGGGCCATGGTCATCAACCTGGCCGGCCTGGGCGGCCTGCTCGACTACGTGGTGGACGACAGCCCCCACAAGGCCGGCCGGTTTCTGCCCGGCAGCCGGCTGCCCATCCTGCCAAGCGAAACCCTGCGCCGCCAGCCAGCGGATTACTGCCTGCTCTTTCCCATGAACGGCAAGGCCGTGGAAACGGCCATCATGGGCCGTTTCGCCGGCCTTACCGAAAACGGCACGGCCTTTATCGAACTGTTCCCGGCCTCGGGCGGCGTCTTGGCCGTCCACGAACCCGGAGCCGGGGCCTAG
- a CDS encoding SDR family oxidoreductase encodes MDKIILVTGGQGLFGRYLRAELGEAGRYPSREELDVTDAAAVERRLARGDVDWVINCAGTARGGLESQLRANALAAGELARACAAHGAGLVFISTARVFGQGVGPFAEDDPPCPVDDYGLSKYLGERLVARELRAGRYRIVRVSMALGLNPRAPHGQLIPRLLELAARGEPVRAAADQRTSVVHAAWAARMLAQCCRDDAPNGVVHVASRDLVSLYDLAAYVFAGLGLRPGPVPARGADFHAPGLAPPADQGLRSVTWPACGDWRQAADLFICERLAA; translated from the coding sequence ATGGACAAAATCATTCTCGTCACCGGCGGCCAGGGCCTGTTCGGCCGCTATTTGCGCGCCGAACTCGGGGAGGCGGGCCGGTATCCGTCGCGGGAAGAGCTCGACGTCACGGACGCGGCCGCCGTGGAAAGACGGCTGGCCCGGGGCGATGTGGACTGGGTCATCAACTGCGCCGGCACGGCCAGGGGCGGGCTGGAAAGCCAGCTGCGGGCCAACGCCCTGGCCGCCGGGGAGCTGGCCCGGGCCTGCGCCGCCCATGGCGCGGGGCTGGTCTTCATCAGCACCGCCCGCGTCTTCGGCCAGGGCGTCGGCCCTTTTGCCGAGGACGATCCGCCGTGCCCGGTCGACGACTACGGCCTGAGCAAATATCTGGGCGAACGGCTGGTGGCCCGCGAACTTCGGGCCGGGCGCTACCGCATCGTGCGCGTCAGCATGGCCCTGGGCCTCAATCCCCGCGCCCCCCACGGCCAGCTCATCCCCCGGCTGCTGGAACTGGCGGCGCGCGGCGAGCCGGTCCGGGCGGCGGCCGACCAGCGCACCTCGGTGGTCCACGCCGCCTGGGCGGCCCGGATGCTGGCCCAATGTTGCCGGGACGACGCGCCAAACGGCGTTGTCCACGTCGCCAGCCGGGACCTCGTGTCCCTGTACGATCTGGCGGCCTACGTCTTTGCCGGGCTGGGCCTGCGCCCCGGCCCCGTGCCGGCCCGGGGCGCGGATTTCCACGCCCCGGGCCTGGCCCCGCCGGCCGACCAGGGGCTGCGCTCCGTCACCTGGCCCGCCTGCGGCGACTGGCGGCAGGCGGCGGACCTGTTCATCTGCGAACGGCTGGCGGCCTGA
- a CDS encoding TIGR04372 family glycosyltransferase — MATRTLLIATAKHGHIRDALKAVAAAEPRSRLSLLLLERERGHFEPDPRVGRLHYFAKPLHPLSLPLARALAAAKPDHVCIVCGLYYDHDNVVGAVETLLAAMGRRARVSLFVQREFCDPPRLPRLPLWRHLLTALLHLGIAAALRLLAPLTTVRAGEIFSTRIGHLAYDCEIYLCERELGYHKGCFDLFHLKDGQAANQTLFALFARHMRITPLARHIHEAVRRYGLEGHELHLVTRRLGTARDPECLIPATAPHIAFSPGEHDRAAREMAALGIPRDRPYVCLLGRDPAYLEWLKPLGNDSRLQEPRNIDINDYLPTVDALAGAGCTVLRMGSKVMAALATDNPRAIDYAKHPARSDFMDIYLSATCRFFVGSGSGLQEVPVIFRVPCLLINGFQFELLQACSPQNILLPQLIRDNELGRILRVDEVLALGLGDWGVERFAESTRYRALRNTPEEIREAAVEMHRRLEGTWVEEPGDAALQKRFWGLFTPSVYNSCFVARIGADFLRRHAPVLLPEAVDGQAQE; from the coding sequence ATGGCCACACGCACGCTGCTTATCGCCACCGCCAAACACGGACACATCCGGGACGCCCTGAAGGCCGTGGCCGCCGCCGAGCCCCGCTCGCGCCTGTCCCTGCTCCTGCTGGAGCGGGAGCGGGGGCATTTCGAGCCGGACCCCAGGGTGGGCCGACTCCACTATTTCGCCAAGCCCCTGCACCCCCTGTCCCTGCCCCTGGCCCGGGCCCTGGCGGCGGCCAAGCCGGACCATGTCTGCATCGTCTGCGGCCTGTACTACGACCACGACAACGTCGTCGGGGCCGTGGAAACCCTGCTGGCCGCCATGGGACGCCGGGCCCGGGTCTCCCTGTTCGTCCAGCGGGAATTCTGCGACCCGCCGCGCCTGCCGCGCCTGCCCCTGTGGCGGCATCTGCTGACCGCCCTGCTCCACCTCGGCATCGCGGCGGCTCTCCGGCTTCTGGCTCCGCTGACCACGGTCCGGGCCGGCGAAATCTTCTCCACCCGGATCGGCCATCTGGCCTACGACTGCGAAATCTATCTGTGTGAACGGGAGCTTGGCTACCACAAAGGCTGTTTCGACCTGTTCCATCTCAAGGACGGCCAGGCGGCCAACCAGACCCTTTTCGCCCTGTTCGCCCGCCACATGCGCATCACCCCCCTGGCCCGCCACATCCACGAGGCTGTCCGCCGCTACGGCCTGGAGGGCCACGAATTGCACTTGGTCACCCGCCGCCTGGGGACCGCCCGGGACCCGGAGTGCCTCATACCGGCCACCGCCCCCCATATCGCCTTCAGCCCCGGGGAGCACGACCGGGCCGCGCGGGAGATGGCCGCCCTCGGCATTCCCCGGGACCGGCCCTACGTCTGCCTGTTGGGCCGGGACCCGGCCTACCTGGAGTGGCTCAAGCCCCTGGGCAACGACAGCCGGCTCCAGGAACCGCGCAACATCGACATCAACGACTATCTCCCCACCGTCGACGCCCTGGCCGGAGCCGGCTGCACGGTGCTGCGCATGGGCTCCAAGGTCATGGCCGCCCTGGCCACGGACAACCCCCGGGCCATCGACTACGCTAAGCATCCGGCCCGCTCGGATTTCATGGACATCTATCTTTCGGCCACCTGCCGCTTCTTTGTCGGCTCGGGCAGCGGGCTGCAGGAAGTGCCGGTGATTTTCCGCGTCCCCTGCCTGCTCATCAACGGCTTCCAGTTCGAACTGCTCCAGGCCTGCTCGCCGCAAAACATCCTGCTGCCGCAGCTGATCCGCGACAACGAACTGGGACGTATCCTGCGCGTCGATGAAGTGCTGGCCCTGGGCCTGGGAGACTGGGGGGTGGAGCGGTTCGCCGAAAGCACGCGCTATCGGGCGCTGCGCAACACGCCCGAGGAGATCCGGGAGGCGGCCGTGGAAATGCACCGCCGGCTGGAGGGCACCTGGGTCGAAGAGCCCGGCGACGCGGCCTTGCAAAAGCGCTTTTGGGGGCTTTTTACGCCCTCGGTCTACAACAGCTGCTTCGTCGCCCGCATCGGGGCCGATTTTCTGCGCCGCCACGCCCCGGTCCTGCTCCCGGAGGCGGTTGACGGACAGGCTCAGGAATGA
- a CDS encoding class I SAM-dependent methyltransferase, protein MPSPTPCPVCSARDAAPFLHRPDHFLSIFLADEDIPGIDVEFAFCPTCCHIFLRSAYDNPRYEALARRLYQRYALLEQAVRPFPQRDRHYLAAVDFFVQAAAPGDKPLSVLDVGSNRGDFLFLLKEALPRIRVQGVEPSALPFHGVPTINQCFEDCRFDAPFDVVIARHVVEHLARPHPFMAQAARCLRDDGLLFLEVPNLHYDLPRGIENFIPEHIHHFSLHSLKTLLSCSGLELVHIDDSRPEGLRLLARKTQAPEDAACRTRHDLPEAMAIERRHIDGYAAKIAYCVERIRQAVEAGRRPAFYGFGNVFFCVLAELRKHLPPGVFEAAGPVILDDTPSKIGKAFRGIPIVSPDQGLAHGDFAVIVCTMNPSHKELMRQKAAALAAGRAMVLTAWEENVYV, encoded by the coding sequence ATGCCCTCCCCCACTCCATGCCCTGTCTGCAGCGCCCGGGACGCCGCGCCCTTCCTGCACCGGCCCGACCATTTCCTCAGCATCTTCCTGGCCGACGAGGACATCCCCGGCATCGACGTGGAATTCGCCTTCTGCCCGACCTGCTGCCACATCTTCCTGCGCTCCGCCTACGACAATCCCCGCTACGAGGCCCTGGCCCGCCGGCTCTACCAACGCTACGCCCTGCTCGAGCAGGCCGTGCGCCCCTTTCCCCAGCGCGACCGCCACTATTTGGCGGCCGTGGATTTCTTCGTCCAGGCAGCCGCCCCCGGAGACAAGCCCTTGTCCGTCCTGGACGTGGGCTCCAACCGGGGCGATTTCCTCTTCCTGCTCAAGGAGGCCCTGCCCCGCATCCGGGTCCAGGGCGTGGAGCCCTCGGCCCTGCCCTTCCACGGCGTGCCGACCATCAACCAATGTTTCGAGGATTGCCGGTTCGACGCCCCCTTTGACGTCGTCATCGCCCGGCACGTGGTGGAGCACCTGGCCAGGCCCCACCCCTTCATGGCCCAGGCGGCGCGCTGCCTTCGCGACGACGGGCTGCTGTTTCTCGAAGTGCCCAACCTCCACTACGACCTGCCGCGCGGCATCGAGAACTTCATCCCGGAACACATCCACCACTTTTCCCTGCATTCGCTTAAAACCCTGCTGTCCTGCTCGGGCCTGGAGCTTGTCCACATCGATGACTCCCGGCCCGAGGGCTTGCGCCTGCTGGCCCGCAAGACCCAGGCCCCGGAGGACGCCGCCTGCCGCACGCGCCACGACCTGCCCGAGGCCATGGCCATCGAGCGCCGCCACATCGACGGCTACGCCGCCAAGATCGCCTACTGCGTCGAGCGCATCCGCCAGGCCGTGGAGGCCGGACGCCGGCCGGCCTTCTATGGCTTTGGCAACGTGTTTTTCTGCGTCCTGGCCGAACTGCGAAAACACCTGCCCCCGGGCGTCTTCGAGGCCGCCGGCCCGGTCATTCTCGACGACACGCCCTCCAAGATCGGCAAGGCCTTTCGCGGCATCCCCATCGTCTCCCCGGACCAGGGCCTTGCCCATGGCGATTTCGCCGTCATCGTCTGCACCATGAATCCAAGCCACAAGGAACTCATGCGCCAAAAGGCGGCGGCCCTGGCCGCCGGCCGGGCCATGGTCCTGACCGCCTGGGAAGAGAACGTCTATGTCTAA
- a CDS encoding radical SAM/SPASM domain-containing protein — MSKHTTPNDAYRMDGHKLYWHLDRVLAWQRGEPIAPLHIDFGITTGCNFACRYCYGMLQGRKGKKNAFHMPQDAILRFFTDAKAVGVRSIALIGEGENTLNPALYPAIAHAGRIDLDLSLATNGLELPLAGLDEALSVLRWIRFNISAASPEGYAAIHGVGPADHARVLANIRACVERKRALGLGVAIGLQAVLLQGNLQEVVPLARLGRELGVDYLVVKPCSDTYDSALGAPLDAYEQLETDFVEAEGFSGEGYNVIVKRQKIGNKGVKAYRTCYGTEFLLAISGNGNVYPCGHWFKYADDKYLMGNIIEQRFSDIVASQRYADAQRAIKNVNVNRDCESNCRQHYINNFLQMLADKPDHINFI; from the coding sequence ATGTCTAAGCACACGACCCCAAACGACGCCTACCGCATGGACGGCCACAAGCTTTACTGGCACCTCGACCGCGTCCTGGCCTGGCAGCGCGGTGAACCTATCGCCCCGCTGCATATCGATTTCGGCATCACCACGGGCTGCAACTTCGCCTGCCGCTATTGCTACGGCATGTTGCAGGGCCGAAAAGGCAAGAAAAACGCCTTCCATATGCCCCAGGACGCCATCCTGCGCTTTTTCACCGACGCCAAGGCCGTGGGCGTGCGCTCCATCGCGCTTATCGGCGAGGGGGAAAACACCCTCAACCCCGCCCTCTATCCGGCCATCGCCCACGCCGGCCGCATCGACCTCGATCTGAGCCTGGCCACCAACGGCCTGGAGCTGCCCCTTGCCGGCCTGGACGAGGCGCTGTCCGTGCTGCGCTGGATCCGGTTCAACATCAGCGCCGCCTCGCCCGAAGGCTACGCCGCCATCCACGGCGTCGGCCCGGCCGACCACGCCCGGGTGCTGGCCAACATCCGGGCCTGCGTGGAGCGCAAGCGCGCGCTGGGGCTTGGCGTCGCCATCGGCCTGCAGGCCGTGCTGTTGCAAGGCAATCTCCAGGAAGTGGTCCCCCTGGCCCGGCTGGGCCGGGAGCTTGGCGTGGACTATCTGGTCGTCAAACCCTGCTCCGACACCTACGACAGCGCCCTGGGCGCGCCCCTTGACGCCTACGAGCAGCTGGAAACCGATTTCGTCGAAGCCGAAGGCTTCTCGGGCGAGGGCTACAACGTCATCGTCAAGCGCCAGAAAATCGGCAACAAGGGCGTCAAAGCCTACCGGACCTGCTACGGCACGGAGTTCCTGCTGGCCATCAGCGGCAACGGCAACGTCTATCCCTGCGGCCACTGGTTCAAGTACGCCGACGACAAATACCTGATGGGCAACATCATCGAACAGCGTTTTTCCGACATCGTCGCGTCCCAGCGCTACGCCGACGCCCAGCGGGCCATCAAGAACGTCAACGTCAACAGGGACTGCGAAAGCAACTGCCGGCAGCACTACATCAACAACTTCCTG